The stretch of DNA GGTGATCGGCGCCTGCACGCGGTGCCTCATGTACTGCATGGTGGCCAAGAAGGATTACCCGACCTGCATCAACTGCAAGCAGCCGTGCCTGGTGGACCTCCTCCACGGCGAGGCCGGTggccgtggcggtggcggtggtgccagcgaggccgccgccggcgacaagaagcagcagcagcagcgcggcAAGCGCAAGTGAAGCCACGCGGCGGTGTACCGTGCATGTGCCCGCGCGCCCAGTGGATGCTCATACGGAGGGTCAGCTGCTCTAGCTCGAACTGAACTGACTGCCGTTGGATCATCCACTGGACAGCAGGGTGtccccttccttccttccttccttcctcatTAGGAGGAGGCTAGTACTacgtagtagtagcagcagcagcttaGTTAACTTCGCTTGATGCTGCTGCAGTTGGAGTAGGTAGTTGTTTTCATTATGTGTGGTGGAGACTTGTGGTTGTGGTGGTGTTTCCGGTTGTAATCCTCTGAAGAAACATTTGCAAGCTAAGGGAATCAACTCTTTAATTATCTCTCCGCAGATGCAAAAACCTACTGTACTCTGTTTATGAGCTACTAGCTGCTGGTGCTCTCTGTTCTCAGTGCATGCAACCTAGTGGCTGGCCTATGCGACTCTCTCTGTTCCGGTGCTCTTGCACCTGTTTGCTGCTCCACAGCTCCACCTAGCTGGGTCTTGGGTTGTGGCACTACTATTTCAATAAGTACAGTAACGATTTTATAGTCAAGCTCGTATAATAATGATTTTATAACTAATCTAATTAGACACGCCCTGTGAGAGCATATATAATGGTGGGCCTAGATAAAgtgtatattataatataaagGGGCTTAAACGTTTCTACTCTTGTTTTAAAGTGTAATCGTGATTTTACTCTTGTTTTTTTAGCTTTGTGATTTTACCCCTGCGATTTCAAAACAAAGGAAGACTTTACCCCTGTCTAACATTGTTAATTTTTGGAAAAAAAGACAACTTTGCCTATGCATTTTTACCCTTGTTTTATTATGCCGTCTTCGGTCTTGATCTGCCATGACCGTGCATCGAAGCACGAGTCCACGTTGACTAAGCCCTTCTCCGTGAATCTTATTATGCTAGTCTCAATGTATGTTTTATGGGAGTGTCAtgtacattaaatagggtgtcacataagcaaaattactgacttggcagggtcattaaatgaaggagttccatcagatgagagagaagtttcatccctatgaaactcttgtggctcggttacctagtttatagtcttggtaacagtgttatgaaactatgcattgagactgaccttactACTTGCGCTCGCTGAATCGACGCTCGATCCAGTCGTCCTGTGCACGCCAAGTCTGGCCGCCATTGACGTGCGCAGCCAGAGTTCCACCAGTCCACCACCACTCCCTATCTACCCTTGTAAGAGATGCCCCGAGCTCCTCTCATCGCGCTGCAGCCGCCAAACCTCTTCCCAAGCTCCCTCTCTCACTCAAGCGCCCAAATCTGTCGCCGTCACCGCCATTGCCGACCCGAGGTTGAGCTCTCGATCTCCTCATAAAGACCACTACTCGCCTCCCCCCGTTTCATGAGTCTACTAGTAAACCAAGCGGCCAGGAAGAGGTAGGGCTAGGCGGCAGGCGAGCCCCAGCCACACCACCGAGGGCGCCCGTTGGAGAAGCTGTCAGAGCCGAAGCCACCTGTGCGGCGCCCCTGACGCTGCGAGCACGAGCCGAGGATTGAGGAGGACGGGGAGATGGGGAGGGCAATAGGGAGAAGGAGGCACGCTGCTCGAACCCTAAGCTTGCAACCGCTTGCAAACAAAGACCGTGTCATGCGACTCTGCCGATTAGGAAAAGGCCCTAGGGGCATTTTTCTACCTTTTTTGGCCACctgccttttcttttctttttttggccATTTAATCCGACCATTACCAACGGTGTTACAAAGCAGTGGTAGATAGAGACTTCATGTAAAGATAATGAGGGTAAAACGCCAAGTTAAAAAAGGAGGGGTAAAATCATCATTGAGGTTTGGAATCAGGGTAGAAACACCAAATTCCCTAATATGAAATGAAAAGCTTTTATAGGTAAGTAGAAGATAACTATTCTCTATAACTTCATTTGAACATCTCTCCACAAGATTGAGAAAACTCGGCTATATTTCCCTATAATCAGTAATAGAAGAATTTGGTAGAAAAAAATTGGCTCCAACAAATCCACCTTCTACATCTCCTTTTCCTATAATTTTTTCGATCCCTTGATACATACCATCAATACTTCAAAGAAATAAGAAGAAccaaagattttttttctcaTTCCCCTTTCTCCCCTAATGACCACCGTTGGATCTCCACATCTACAGCTGGTGCTTGTTTGCTAGAAAATGACTGTCGCACCACACATTGTTGCATCACATGGGCGAGAGGGCGAGGACCGGCCATGCCTCCACACCGAACATCGCACAAGTAAGGGCGGGCGGTGGCAACACCATCGTGTCGGGCACCCCATGGGGGCTAGTGAGCACTGGTCATGAGCTAATGTGGGCAAGGGCAAGGGCCATGCCACCACGCTAGGGTTACGCGCGATGGCGAGGGCTGGCCACCAAGCTATGATGATACACCGCAAAGTCATGGGGTGAACGCAAAGCACTAATAGTCAAGCTTTTCACGATCAACGGGCGAGAGAAAGGAAGAGAGAAGGGTACAAGGTTTTCTGCGTACAACCATCCCCTTAAGCTAATTTTAGGTCTCGCTTGGTACGGCTTCAGGGTGCTTCAATTGTGGCTCCAAAAATTGATAAGGCATTGTTGAACACTATAGTATACTATAGCACATAAAAATAGCTCCTGCTCCTTAAAAATGAACCACACGAGACTTAGGAGCTGAAAAAGGAGCAGTTTTAGACCTCTTTCCGGCTCTGCTGCTATAGTGAATGAGTCATAGCCTAGAGGAGCCCCTCTAAATGGGCCTTAAAGAAAGGAGAAAAGAGGACCCATTGGAGATACTCTTAGGGCTCTCGAATGGAGGAGAGGGAGACCGCATAAGCAACCTTTGAGCATGGTGGTGTGAAATAGGGATGCATCATGAAATGTGCTAGACAATCTTAAGTCGACACTAGTCTCTTGTTTTTTGTATTATTAAGTGGTTGATTAAGGTTCTGTTTGGTTTGTCCTCCTAAACTTTAGTTGCTCCTAAATGATTTAAGCCTCTTTTAGGCACTCCAAAGTGACTAGAGAGGACTAAAGGTCATTTAGTGCCACTTATTTATAGTGTTTAGGTAAAAAGTAATTAAATGGGACTAAATTTAGGAGCTGCTAGGTGAACCAAATACCCCCTGAATTGATTTATCTAGCTCCAAGTTAGTCCATTAAAGACACTCCATAGCTAAGCGTTGGCTCTTCTATTGTTAACCTTGCTCTTAGGGCGTCCTTAATAGATAGCTATTTGGCTAGCTATTCTAATATAGACAGGAAAAAGTATGAGAGAGAGTAGTCACTAGCGACAAACAAATAGTAGCTGATATATTTCACATGGTCCAAGAATTTCAGAGAGGAGTATATGGGTCCAAtagtatatataaaaaaaagaatatattccctctatcccaaattataagtcattccaagaatctcgaAGACTTAAAgcgtatcaagtttgaccaaatttatatgataagataataacatttatgataccaagtatcattaggtttATCATTATATAAACTTTTATAATATATCTAATTGATAttataaatctttgtaatttttctctaattttagttaaacttaagatattttgactctttaagattctataagtgacttataattttatatggagagagtataatataaaatagttttcttttacTTTTGTTTCTTACCTCTATGTAAAGTGGCCACGTAGTTTGCATCACTGCGGACGCCTGCAGGAGCATCGAACTAAAACGCATGTTGACATCGTGGAGAGGGCAAACTTGATCGCTTGCCCTTTGGCTGATTAAAAAAACCATACTtaaaagtattgttcgctgatttattataagaaaaataTTGTAAGAtgttaataaataatataaataaatactAGTAAATGCTTTGTGTAGCGTCGTTCAACATTTATTAGGGCATTCAccatgcagactctatcataaagtctaaagttatttattacctcgaataatgtggacttagagtctaaataagacttagagtcttattttttctacctctttcttcaataaatatgttgccacatcagcaaaataccatagataatatgtaattaattgtcttcgaCTTTGTGATAGAGTtttgtattgtgagtgccctcaaTATGACTAGAGCAGTATGCATGCGTAGAATACCCTTCATTGACGTGTTTTTTAATCAGAAATATTTGCAGAGTAAGAGTTGATCGAGGTGATGGCCGTGGGATTGGGAACCGGTGGCGCAGATCAGATGGAGGCACGGGAGAGCGCGGATTTGGTTGAAAGCAGCGGCAGCGTCTCTGGCAGGTCACAGGTACAGATATGATCCTGGTGGCGTGCCCGTGCTGGCCGCGCCCACTGCATGCAACCCAACGCGTACGTACGCACGCTCAGCAAGATCGTCTGAAGCAAATAAGGAGAGCATCATTACTCAATGATTTGATTCAGTAGGAGAGGCCAAGCGCGTGCACCGTGCAGTATCTAAGCATTATTAAGGCGCATTAACTTATTTACTGATGAGGATAGAGAgagaggccttatttagtttaacccaaaatttaaaaacttttcaagatccctCGTCTCATTGAATTTTATG from Sorghum bicolor cultivar BTx623 chromosome 8, Sorghum_bicolor_NCBIv3, whole genome shotgun sequence encodes:
- the LOC8073455 gene encoding uncharacterized protein LOC8073455; translated protein: MSRGNGGSGVRSTRLELQLNLSPPVGMEVDGGGVQDDSDSSSPSSCVSSDGRSSSGGGSPGGKSPMVIGACTRCLMYCMVAKKDYPTCINCKQPCLVDLLHGEAGGRGGGGGASEAAAGDKKQQQQRGKRK